CGTCGGTGCGCACCGTCGTCCGGATGCTCGCCACCCCCGCCGGGCTGGCGCTCGGCTGGTGGTGCTACGACCACGACCCGGCCGCGATCCGCCGGACGCAGTTGCGCCGCGACGCCGCCCTTCGGTCCGACGACTACGTGAGCCTCATGATCGACGGGCTCTCCGACAAGCGCAGCGCCTTCTACTTCCGCACCAACTCCAACGGGGCCATGTGGGACGGCGACCACATCGACAACGAGGTGGGGAACGAGGAGTGGGACGGGATCTGGGACGTGCGCACGCAGATCGACGCCGAGGGGTGGAAGGTGGAGATGCTCATCCCGTGGACCACGCTGCGCTATCCGCGCGACGTGTCGTCGATGGGGATGAACTTCCGTCGCTTCCTCCCGCGTACCAACGAGGAGCTGCTCTGGCGTGCCTGGCGCCGCCCCGAGGGGCTGCGCTTTCTCGAACGTGAGGGGAAGGTCGAGGGGCTGAGCGATCTCCCCCCGCGCGCAATCGCCGAGTTCCGGCCGTATGTGCTGGGCGAGGCGCGCCCCCCCGAGCGACGGTTCCGCGCCGACGGCTCCGATTCGGTCACCGCCGAAGCGCTGCAGCGCGGCGACGCCGGGCTCGACGTGAAGATCCCGGTCACCGCGACGCTCACCGCCGACCTCACCTTCCGCCCGGACTTCGCGCAGGCCGAGGTCGACCGACAGATCGTGAACCTCACGCGCTTCCCGCTCTTCTTCCCGGAGCGCCGCACCTTCTTCACCGAGGGGGCGTCGACCTTCTCGTTCGGGCGCGAGCAGCAGACGCAGATGTTCTACTCGCGTCGCATCGGCCTGGGGCGCGACGGCACGCCGGTCACCATCCCCTTCGGCGCCCGAATGCAGGGGCGAGTGGGGGCGTACACCGTGGGGTTGCTCGCCGCGGCGACGGGCGGCCGCGAGGACTCGCGCGACTTCGTGGCGCGCGTGCGCCGCGACGTCTTCACGCGCGGCTACGTGGGGGCGATGTCGACGTTGAGTGATCGACCGTCGCGTCCGGGCGCCCTGTCCGGGGGGCTCGACTTCAACCTCCCGTTCATCGTCAAGGGGAGCAACCTGGTCTTCACGGGCAACGCCGCGTGGAGCCGTGACAGCACGGGGGGCGAGTCCGGCCGGCACTACCGGTTCGTCGTCGACTTCCCTAACGACCGCGTCGACCTCGTCACGCGCTTCGACCGGGTGGAAGCCGGCTACAACCCGGCGCTCGGCTTCGTGCAGCAGCGCGGCATCTATCGCTGGGGGGGGTCGACGGCGATCACGCCCCGCCCGCGCAACGCGCGCCTGGTGCGAAAGTTCGAGTTCAACCTGCTCAACTACGATGTCGTGTGGCGGCTCGACCGCGTGATGGACAACGCCTCGTTCACCGTGCGCCCCTTCGGCGTGCAGTTCCAGAGCGGTGACCGCATCGAGCTCAACACCATTCGCAAGTTCGACGCCCCCGACGTCCCGTTCGAGATCATCCCCGGTGTCGCGGTGCCAGCGGGTGGCTACTGGTGGAACCGCGTCGAGGCGAAGTACACCGGCTCCAACGTGCGCACCTGGGCGGTGGAAGCCACGGCGTCGACCGGCGCGTTCTACGACGGCAACCGCCACGACCTCGCCTTTGTGGGCAAGCTGCGCCGCCAGCCGCATCTCGAGTTCTCGCTGGAGTACGAGCGCAACGACATCGAGCTCCCGGCCGGCGCCTTCATTACCAACACGCTGCGTTTTCGCGGCGACTACGCCGTGTCGCCGCGCCTCACGTTCACCGCCTTTGCCCAGGCCGACGATCGCTCCGATCGCACCGCACTCAATGCGCGCATGCGCTGGACGCAGTCACCCGGCTCCGACCTGTTCGTCGTCTGGAACTCGGTGTGGCCCACGCTCCTGGAGCGCAGCTTCGCGATCATGAAGCCGCAGAACGGCGGGCTGGTGGTGAAGTACGTGCGCTTCTTCCGGAAGTAGGGGCGGACGTTTCGCGCGGAGGCCGGGCGTCGCGCCTGCGCCTCTGCGTACGCCTGCCTAACGGGTTGGCACCAACCCGTGTCCGCCGACGGGCTCGAGACGCGCCGACGTCTCGAAGCTGGCGATGAGCGGCCGCCCCTTGGCGATCGCCTCGCGCACGGAGGGAAGGGCGAGCGACGCCTTGTGGCTCGCCTCCGACTCCCACACCTCGCTCACCCACAGCACGTCCACGTTGGCGAGGTCGCGGGAGACGATGTAGCTCAGGCAGCCGGGCATGGTCGAGGCCCCCTGCGTGAGGATGGCGGCGAGCGCGTCGCGCTGGCCAGGGAGCGCAGTGATCTTGCCGATCATGCCGAACATGGTGGACCTCGTCTCCGGTGTGGGGCGTGGTCGCGTGGTGCCCACCACCTCGCGCACCAGGGTGCTGTTCTCCTCGCGCCCGCGCCGCAGCGCAAGCTGCGCCGGCGCATTGATGCGCAGCCAGCGCCCATTCCCCTCGCCCGTGAGCATGCTGGGCGCCGGATGCAGGAAGAGCCCCGACGCATCGATGGTGTCGAGCGCGGCCACCGCCGACAGGTCGCCCACTTCGCGCACGCGCAGCGTCCCGCCGCGCAGCGCGTCCTCGTAGTTCATCGCGACATCGACGCGCATCGGTTCCTTGCCGGGGAGGACGACCGATCCCCCCATCACCAGCAGGTCGACGGCCGCGCGGTCGTTGGTGGGGAGCGACTCGTAGGTCGCCGGGTCGGCGGCACGGTATCCGCCAGTTGCAATCGCCTGCAGCGCCGTGAGGATCGCGATCACGTTCACGCGACGCAGCCGCTGCTTCTCGGGATCACCCGGCAGCGCCCCGCTCTCGATGAGGACCGCGCTCGATCCCCATTGCTGGATCAGGTCGCCGAAGGCACGGGGGTTGAACGTGTCGTCGTACTTGGCGATGCGCCCGGGGATCTCGCGCTCGAGGACGTCACGCATGCGCGCCGCCACCAGCCGCGCCGTCGCCCGCACGGGACCATACGTCTTCTCGGCGTCGGCCGCCGGGGCGAGGATCGCGATCCCCACCTGGTTCCCATCGCGCCCGCCGAGCGTGCGCGCGTTCTGGTCGTGCAGGTTGAAGGCGAAGGCAGGTTGGATGGAGTCACGCAGCGCCTTGAGCGCCCGCGCCTCGGGGTCGCCAGCCGGCGCGCATCGCGATTGACGTCCACGCCTAACGCGTTTTCCCGCTGGAAGAGCTCGGCCCCGTCGGGGTTGAGCATCGGGGCCAGGACCATCGTCAGGCGCGACGTGAGCAGGTCGCGCAGGGCGTCGCGCTCACCGGTCGACGTGAACCAGGTGAGGATGTCGGCCAGCGACATCGTCGCCGTCGACTCGTCGCCATGCATCTGCGACCAGAGCAGCACCGTCGTCGGGCCGCTTCCCACGGTGATGGCGCGCAGCGGCCGGCCATTGATCGACTGGCCGATCGGCGTCACGCGCACCGCGGGCGAACGGGTCACGGGCTCGAGCGCGCCCCAGAGCTGCGCATGCGTGAAGCGCCGAGTCGATATGGCGGCCACGCGATGACGCTCGGCGATGCGGCGCCCGTCGTCGAGGCAGCAGTCGCCGCCCGACGCAGCGGAGGGGGCCGGCGTTGGCGTCGCGCGCGCGCACGACACGGCACCAGACGCGAGCAGGAGGAGCGCGCGTGAGATCGCGGGGAGTCGCATGGTGTGGAGCTGGCGAGGAGACGTTCCGTCAGGGAGAGCAAACCGATGGGAGGATCTTACCGCGCGACGATCGTCGGCGTGAAGAGTGCCGTAGCGACCTCGCGGCGGTCGGATCCCGACTTGCCGGCACCGGGCGCGCACGCCAGCTTCGCCGCGTCGATCCCACCCGTTCGTCATGAGGCTCCAGAGATGCTGAACCCTTCGCGCGCGCGCCGTTTTGTGGTCCTTGCCGGGGCACTGTTCGTCGGGGCCTTGATCGTCGGCGCCGCCGACGCTCATGCCCAGGCGACGGGTAGCGCCGATGCGCGCCTTCGCGCCCTGTACACCGCCGAGTGGGAGTGGCGGCAACGCGAGTTCGGGCGCGGGAGCGATGGCTTTCCGCGCGTCGACGCGAGCGCGCAAGCCGATCGCCTGGCCTACTGGACGCGTGCGCTCGCCCAGTTCGACTCGATTCCGTTCGCGCAGCTGTCGCCCGAGGAGCAGATCAACGCATCGGTCTTCCGCACCTCGGTCGTCGCGCTCGCCAACGACGTGCGCTACAAGACGTACGAGGCGCCGTTCAACAGCGACTCGTTCTTCTGGACCGAGTTCACCCCGCGCCAGGGCTTCGGCAAAGTCGAGGACTACCGTCGCTTCCTCACGCGCCTGCGCGACGTCCCGCGCTACTTCGGCGACCAGATCGTCAACATGCGCGCCGGGCTGTCGCGCGGTTTCACCATCCCGCGTGTGAGTGTCGAGGGGCGCGACCAGACCATCGTCCCATACACGAAGGGCGACTCCACCAACCCGCTGTACGTCCCGTTCGCGGAGATGCCGCCCTCCATCGCCGAGAGCGAGCGTGCGGCGCTGCGAAGCGAGGCGATGACCGTGATGCGCGACGTCGTGGCACCGGCGTACGCCAAGCTCCTCACCTTCATGCGCGACGAGTATCTCGTCAAGGCGCGCACCGTACTCGCCGCGGTCACGCTCCCCGACGGCCCGGCCTTCTATCAGTCGCAGATCGAGAAATTCACCACGCTCCCGCTCACCGCCGACCAGATCCACGAGCAGGGGAAGGCCGAGGTCGCGCGCATCCGTGCAGAGATGGAGGTGGTGAAGGGCAAGGCCGGCTTCACCGGAACGATGGCCGAGTTCTTCCACTTCCTGCGCACCGATCCGCAGTTCTACGCCAAGACGCCGCGTGAGCTGCTCTCCTACTCGGCGTACGTCTCCAAGAAGGCCGACTACAAGCTGCGGGAGACCATTGGTTACCTGCCGCGCTATCGCCACGGCATCATCAAGGTCCCCGATGCCATCGCCCCCCTCTACACCGGCGGGCGCGGCGGGTTGGACGCGTGCATGATGAACACTTACAACCTCCCGGCGCGCACGCTATACACGCTCGCCGCGCTCACGTTGCACGAGTGCACGCCCGGGCACTCGTTCCAGGCCGCGCTCGCCCTCGAGGGGCCGCCGCGTCCCGAGTTCCGCAACCAGACCTACTTCTCCGGTTACGGCGAGGGGTGGGGGCTGTACACCGAGTGGCTCGGCACCGTGATGGGGATCTACGAGACGCCGTACGAGGACTTCGGGCGCCTCACGTACGAGATGTGGCGCGCCTGTCGCCTCGTGATCGATACCGGCATCCACAAGTTTGGCTGGTCGCGCCAGCAGGCGATCGACTACCTCAAGGAGAATGCGGCGCTCTCGGAGCACGAGATCACCACCGAGATCGACCGCTACATCTCGTGGCCTGGGCAGGCGCTGGCGTACAAGCTGGGTGAGATGCAGATCCGCCGGCACCGGCGCGAGGCCGAGGCGGCGCTGGGGGACAAGTTCGACCAGCGCCTCTTTCACGATGCGATCCTGGCGTTAGGCTCGGTCCCGTTGCCGGTGCTGGAGCAGCGCATCAAGCAGTTCATCGCCGACGGGGGGAAGAACCCGCCACCGGCGTCGAAGGCGATCCAGTAGCGAGCGTCCGGCGGAGTCCGGGCTACGTTCGATGGACCCGTGGCCGCCCGACGCTACGATTCCGCGCGCCCGCCGTGTCTTGCTACGTCGGAGCGACAACCGTTTCTTTGGGTGACGGTTGTTCCTGGCGAATGATCGATGGCGCACCCGCGAGCGCGGAGATTCTGTGGAGCTAGATGAGCCGATGCACCGACGGCGCCTCCTGCAACTCGGCGGAGCCGCCGGCGCCGCACTTGCCCTGTCGCCCGCGGCGCTCGCCTCCGCGTTGGCCGCCGAGTCACCGACGCTCCCCCAACTCCCCGCGTGGTCGCCCGCACGCGCGGCGACCAGCGAATCGTTCTGGCGCCAGGTGCGCGCGATGTACGCACCAGATCCGCAGGTCATCGACTTCGATAACGGCAACAGCGGCGCCGCGCCAACCGCCGTGATCGACGCCTACGTTCGTCGCGCGCGCTTGCTCTGCGCCGCGCCGAATGTGCACTACCCTCGACTCAACAGCGACGACGTCAACGCCAACTACACACGCACCGCGGCGTTGTTGCACACGTCCGTCGACGAGCTGGCGATGGTTCCCAACGCCACCATCGGACTCAACACGATTCTCCATGGCTTTCCGCTCGAGCGCGGCGATGAAGTGGTCATCACCAATCACGAGTATCCGGACATGGTGGACACGTTGCACCGGCGTGCGAAACGGGAAGGGATCGTGGTGCGGACGATTGCCGTCCCGTCGATCGACGACGATCACCTCGCACTCGTCTTGCGCTTTCGCGCAGCGGTGACGTCGCGTACGAAGCTGCTGCTCGTGTCGCACGTGAGCGCGTGGAACAGCGAGATACTGCCGGTGAAGGCGCTGTGCGCCGAGGCACGCGCTCACGGCGTCGCCGTGCTGGTCGATGCCGCGCAGAGTATCGGCTATCTCGACGTGGACTTCGCCGACTGGGGATGCGATTTCCTCGCGCTGTCCATGCACAAGGGGCTCGGTGCTCCGATCGCCACGGGAGCCCTGGTGATCCGGAAAGACTGGTTAGGCAAGGTCGAACCGCTGCACCCACCCACCTGGGACACGAGCAAGTTTCCCGTCGACCAGTATGGATGGACCGGCACGGCGAACGTCGCGGCACAGGCGACGCTCCCCGACGCGATTGCCGCCCAGGAGCGCATCGGTGTGTCCCGCAAGCGCGCACGCCTGGTGCAGCTGGCCGGCGCGTGGCAGGCCATGGCGCGCGACATCAAGGGATTCCGGCTGCTCACGCCGACGACCGAAGAGCGAAGCTTCGGCTTCTGCGCGTTCGCGCTCGACCACGTGCCCTCGCGCGTGGTGGCCGAACGCCTGCGTGCCGAGTTCCGCATCCTGGTGCAAGACAAGGCGTCTCGCCCCTATCGGCCGTACGACAATGCCGTGCGCGTCACACCGCAGCCCTTCGCCTCGCTCGACGAGACACGGCGATTCGTCGCGGCACTCCGCACGATCGCCCGCGCCTGACGATGCACCGGTGACCTGCTGCCGCCGGTGCCGCGTCGGTCACGCATCGCCGCGCCCGACACGAGAACGACGGGCAACCCATGCGTGATCGTCGACCCCGGGCACGCGCTTGAACACCAGCGCCGCCCCCGACACCTTCGCCGTCAACGTCTCGACGCGCCCCGTCTCCGGGGCGAACTGGATCTCGGCCCCGCCGCTGCCGTCCATGATGAAGACGCCGTTCCCCTGATAGCGGAGCTGGCGCGTCTCCTCGAGTTCGGCGAACAGC
Above is a window of Gemmatimonadota bacterium DNA encoding:
- a CDS encoding carbohydrate binding family 9 domain-containing protein, which translates into the protein MTDFRQKEPTEGGQPSVRTVVRMLATPAGLALGWWCYDHDPAAIRRTQLRRDAALRSDDYVSLMIDGLSDKRSAFYFRTNSNGAMWDGDHIDNEVGNEEWDGIWDVRTQIDAEGWKVEMLIPWTTLRYPRDVSSMGMNFRRFLPRTNEELLWRAWRRPEGLRFLEREGKVEGLSDLPPRAIAEFRPYVLGEARPPERRFRADGSDSVTAEALQRGDAGLDVKIPVTATLTADLTFRPDFAQAEVDRQIVNLTRFPLFFPERRTFFTEGASTFSFGREQQTQMFYSRRIGLGRDGTPVTIPFGARMQGRVGAYTVGLLAAATGGREDSRDFVARVRRDVFTRGYVGAMSTLSDRPSRPGALSGGLDFNLPFIVKGSNLVFTGNAAWSRDSTGGESGRHYRFVVDFPNDRVDLVTRFDRVEAGYNPALGFVQQRGIYRWGGSTAITPRPRNARLVRKFEFNLLNYDVVWRLDRVMDNASFTVRPFGVQFQSGDRIELNTIRKFDAPDVPFEIIPGVAVPAGGYWWNRVEAKYTGSNVRTWAVEATASTGAFYDGNRHDLAFVGKLRRQPHLEFSLEYERNDIELPAGAFITNTLRFRGDYAVSPRLTFTAFAQADDRSDRTALNARMRWTQSPGSDLFVVWNSVWPTLLERSFAIMKPQNGGLVVKYVRFFRK
- a CDS encoding antibiotic biosynthesis monooxygenase, which encodes MFGMIGKITALPGQRDALAAILTQGASTMPGCLSYIVSRDLANVDVLWVSEVWESEASHKASLALPSVREAIAKGRPLIASFETSARLEPVGGHGLVPTR
- a CDS encoding DUF885 family protein; the protein is MLNPSRARRFVVLAGALFVGALIVGAADAHAQATGSADARLRALYTAEWEWRQREFGRGSDGFPRVDASAQADRLAYWTRALAQFDSIPFAQLSPEEQINASVFRTSVVALANDVRYKTYEAPFNSDSFFWTEFTPRQGFGKVEDYRRFLTRLRDVPRYFGDQIVNMRAGLSRGFTIPRVSVEGRDQTIVPYTKGDSTNPLYVPFAEMPPSIAESERAALRSEAMTVMRDVVAPAYAKLLTFMRDEYLVKARTVLAAVTLPDGPAFYQSQIEKFTTLPLTADQIHEQGKAEVARIRAEMEVVKGKAGFTGTMAEFFHFLRTDPQFYAKTPRELLSYSAYVSKKADYKLRETIGYLPRYRHGIIKVPDAIAPLYTGGRGGLDACMMNTYNLPARTLYTLAALTLHECTPGHSFQAALALEGPPRPEFRNQTYFSGYGEGWGLYTEWLGTVMGIYETPYEDFGRLTYEMWRACRLVIDTGIHKFGWSRQQAIDYLKENAALSEHEITTEIDRYISWPGQALAYKLGEMQIRRHRREAEAALGDKFDQRLFHDAILALGSVPLPVLEQRIKQFIADGGKNPPPASKAIQ
- a CDS encoding aminotransferase class V-fold PLP-dependent enzyme, with protein sequence MHRRRLLQLGGAAGAALALSPAALASALAAESPTLPQLPAWSPARAATSESFWRQVRAMYAPDPQVIDFDNGNSGAAPTAVIDAYVRRARLLCAAPNVHYPRLNSDDVNANYTRTAALLHTSVDELAMVPNATIGLNTILHGFPLERGDEVVITNHEYPDMVDTLHRRAKREGIVVRTIAVPSIDDDHLALVLRFRAAVTSRTKLLLVSHVSAWNSEILPVKALCAEARAHGVAVLVDAAQSIGYLDVDFADWGCDFLALSMHKGLGAPIATGALVIRKDWLGKVEPLHPPTWDTSKFPVDQYGWTGTANVAAQATLPDAIAAQERIGVSRKRARLVQLAGAWQAMARDIKGFRLLTPTTEERSFGFCAFALDHVPSRVVAERLRAEFRILVQDKASRPYRPYDNAVRVTPQPFASLDETRRFVAALRTIARA